DNA sequence from the Butyricimonas faecalis genome:
TGAGGTTGTAAAAGAAAAAACGAATGCGGTTGAGGGAGTTCATTATGAAAAATTGCCGGATTATTATGATTTTCCGGCGGGAGAATTTGTATATAAAATGCCAATTAATTTATTGAAAGGCGATGAGGGAATTACGGAAAAACCGGTGTCATTGACATTACGACTTGTAGGGACATCTGATTTGGGAATTGCATATAAAGATCGATCAGAAATTCGTTTGGTCATAGCTGATATGCTAAAAATGCCAGAAGGAACGGGGTATTATGGAGATATGACTGCATTTAAAAGTCTATTTGGTGATTATTCTAGGAAAAAGCACACGATGATTATCGAATTAACGGGACATGATTTTTGGGATGGGAATTATGGTAATTATGGTGGTTCACGTGGAATCTACTATGAGAAGGATTATTATATTTCTTTCGCGAGAAAATTGTATAAGATTATTACGGAGGATGAGATTGAGGATGAGAATGGAAATGTTATGCAGGGATGGATGGTACCCTAAGAATTTTAATATATAATTTAAAAATGTAGAGATCGTTATGAAAAATTTGAAATACATATTCATTCTATTTTTGTCACTTCAGTTTTCATGCATTGATGATAAATCAAAATTTGGTGGCGATGAGATAGATTCGATTACGATTGAAGATATCGAAGAGTATAAAGAAATAGAAATAGGCACAAAACTTGAAATAAAACCTACCGTGATCACGAAATTTGGTGATAAGTCCCAACTTTCTTATGTTTGGTATAAATATAATAAAGAACAAGCGGTGCCCGATACATTGTCATATGAAAAGGATTTGGATGTTGTAATTGGTGATGTACTTCCTGGTGTTACAACCACCTTGGTGTTCAAAGTGATTGACCAGCAGACAGGAATTTTTGCCATGAATAAATCTTCTTTTGTAACAGTAGGTAAGTATTCCGGAGGTACATTGATGTTGTGTCGGGTGGATGGAGAAAATGATCTGGCCATGTTAAAGAAAGATGGTAAAACATTGTATGAAAATATATATTCTTATGCGAACGATGGAAATCGATTGGGAAAAGAGTCTAAACGTATAATTTTGACTGATTCATACGAGTACAACCCTCTCGGTCATAAATCTGTAATTGTCACTTGTGATGATGAAACTGGTGGGGTTTACCTTGATCCAGTAATTTTTACAAGACAAAATTATATGAAAGAAAAATTTGTGTTGGGGGAGGAGATGGAAGGAAGTTTGGTTATTACGGGTTATATTGCGACTGCGGAAGGAGATTATTTGGTAGTGAACGGTAAGGTGTATAACAGGGTAAATGGAGATAAAGCAAAAGCAGATTGGAATCCGGAACTAGTATTTCTTGCAGAACCTAGAGATTATTATGCGGCTTCTTCAATTGGTTATTCTGTGGGACTTATGTTTTATGATAACCTGCATAATCGGTTTATGGTAAATAAAGATGGGGTCGGGTATTTTAGTTTTATTACCGGGAAAGATTATGATTTTTCCAATTATGATCCGAATGATATAGGAGAGGGAATTGAGTTGATTGTTATGGGAAATCAAAGTTCTCGTAAGGATTTTATGTGGGAATTGATGAAAAATACGAAAACGGGTGAATATATACTGCTTAAAAGTAAAACGGGCTTTAATTCATCTTGGCAAACGATATTTGTTGCTGAAGATAAAAAAGTTCTCTCGAAAAGTGAATTTCCCCATTTGTATGAAGCGTCGAGTTTTATTGCTGGAACGAAGTTGTTTTTTGCTAATTCCTATCCTTGGAAAGATTATGTTTTAGGGCAGCCTAATATTTTCTTCTTCTTGAGCAATAATAAGATATATGCGTTTAATATTGGAACGCTTTCCGAGGCGGTATTAATTGATGGTGATGTTGAGAATTACACCATAACGGGGATGGATTGCACCGAGATAAAAGATCCACAGGGTATAGAAGACACATATGTGCAACTTACTGTAGCTGTAAAAGATCGTGGTTTGAGTGATAAACCTGGAGGAATTGCCGTTTATCGTTTGAACAACGTTGGTGGTCTTTCCGCGGAAAAGATCTATGCAAAAACTGGATTCTGTGATGAGGTACTTTATACCGTAGAAAAGTTGAATTAATCGAATGACAGATAGAGGATGTGTTAAATTTTACATTCTCTATCCATGTTCAGATTGAATTAAAATGTTACAGAGAGAGAGTCTAAAAAAATTGTGTATCTCTCTCTCGTTCTTTTTGTTATTAAATGAATGGAAGTAATTTATTCGTTATGAAAAAAGGTATTCTTTTCCTTCTTTTTTATGTTGTATTTTTTGAAAGTTATAGTCAACAAAGAATAGAGGGTAATGTCGGAGATGCTCAAATCAATAAAATTTATTTGTTTGAAGTTGTAAATGAGTTTAGAGAAATATATCGTGTGATTGATTCCGCTGAAGTTCATAAAGGAAATTTTGAGTTTGTTTTGAATGAAATGACGCCGGAGCTTTATTTCGTGGGAGATAATCTTAAACATGGTGGTTATTTTTTTCTAGATGGAAAAAATGTAAAATTGACAGCAGAACGAGTGACGGAGGAAGGAATAACATGGAGTGTAAAAGGCTCTCCGTTGGATAAATTGTATCGTGAATTTGCTAATGAACTATATGTTGCCACGAATAAACATATTCAAGATTCTTTGGATCGTTGTTTCTTTCGGGCACGTGATATGGGCGATGAGGCTGAAATGGCAAGAATTAAAAAAGAGTCAATCCCTTATTACACAAAAGAAAAAGAGATAGAACAGGCATTGGTAAACAAATATTTGGAGAAAAACAGGAATAACCCTTTCGGGATATACCTCTATTATTCTAAAATATTTCAGTTTAAAAATTTTCCAACATTAAACGATGTTGATAAAGAGAGAGCCTATATTAAGACTTTCGGGTCCAAAGCAAAGAAAACCCGTTACATGACTTGGATGGGAGAACAATTGATGATTTACGAGAATTGTTCTATTGGTCATGAGGCTCCCGAAATTGTAGGAAAAGATACTTTAGGTAATATAATACGTTTGAGTGATTTACGGGGTAATTATGTGTTGATTGACTTTTGGCATTCATATTGTCATTGGTGTCGGAAAGAAGTTCCAGCATTAAAGAAAGCGTTGAAGCATTTTGAAGGAAAAAATTTTAAAATATTAGGCGTTTCTTCTGATTTCTATGAGGAGAGATGGAAAAAAATTATTCGGGAAGATGGGAGCTTTTGGGAGCACATGATTTTAGGACGAGGTAATCCGGCTTCACGCTTATATTGTGTTAGAGCTGTTCCATATATTGTGTTAATCGGCCCGGACGGGAAAATTTTGGCAAAAGAGTTGAGGGGGCAGGATTTAATAGATGTTCCGGATAAATTTGTGAAGTAAATGAATCATTTGAATTCAATCGTGAATATCTTGTAAATATTTCGGGAATGGATGATACCGGTAAAGACGACTTAAAATTAAGTGAAGTCGTCTTTACCTCTTTTTTTGAGCATTTATATATTCCTATCAAGGTTATAAAAAACTAATTAATAGCATAATATTTAATAACGTGACAATTCCACCGATCACGTACAGGAGCCATTTCGTGTAAGTTGAGTTTTTGTATTTTCCCATGACCTTGGAAGACGAGGTGAGGTAAACCTGCGTGAAAATCGTGATCGGCAACTGTACGCTTAGGGCCATCTGCGAGTAAATCAACCCTTGGAAAGGATTCGATACCACCATGATCAAGGCGAAAGCGATAATCAGGGAAGTTAGTACACCGATGCGGGAGTGGTTATCCTTGATATCGTAGGGTTCCTTGTATATCCCGGCAAAAATAGAGCCGGCTGCCATGCCCGAAGTAATAGTAGAGGAAATGCCGGCAAACAAGAGAGCCACGGCGAAAATCACGGAGGCATTATTCCCGAGTAACGGTGCCAACAGGGAATTGGCTTGTTCCAATTCCGTGACGGGAGTTCTAGTCCCGAAAAATGCGGCGGCGGCCAACAGGATCATGGCGCTGTTGATGGCCCAACCGATCAACATGGAAAGAATCGTGTCGGCATACTCGTAGCGTAGTTGCTTCTTGATGATTTTGTCGTCCTGTATATTCCATTGGCGGCTTTGGATGACCTCGGAATGGAGAAATAGATTGTGGGGCATCACCACGGCCCCGAGCACGCTCATGATAACGACCATGGAACCATCGGGAAAAGCGGGGGTAACCCACGCGGGTAGAGCTGTGTTCCAATCGATTTCCACCAGGGAAAGCTCGTAGATGAACGATAAACCGATGATGGAAACGAAGGCGATAATCCATTTCTCGATCACCCGATAGGTATTAGTGAACAACATGATGACCACGAAAAGCAACACGAGTATTGCCCCGGCCCGGATCGGGATGTTGAATAACATTTGCAGGGCAATGGCTCCACCCAGAATCTCGGCCAGCGAGGTGGAGATGGAGGCGAGCATGGCCGAGTAGAGGATCCCTTTGGCATAACGGGGTTTCAGGTACTCGCTGGCGGCTTCCGAAAGGCACAAGCCGGAGGCAATCCCCAAGTGTGC
Encoded proteins:
- a CDS encoding DUF4843 domain-containing protein — encoded protein: MRRIFILFVLAVLCSCSKNERLVYDLDMHDIYYPIVTETRDSLFVSLLTADKILTTTVDVKLLGDVLRSPARFKVEVVKEKTNAVEGVHYEKLPDYYDFPAGEFVYKMPINLLKGDEGITEKPVSLTLRLVGTSDLGIAYKDRSEIRLVIADMLKMPEGTGYYGDMTAFKSLFGDYSRKKHTMIIELTGHDFWDGNYGNYGGSRGIYYEKDYYISFARKLYKIITEDEIEDENGNVMQGWMVP
- a CDS encoding Nramp family divalent metal transporter, which gives rise to MFKQFKELLNTAKHTPKLGGLEIFKYIGPGLLVTVGFIDPGNWASNLAAGAEFGYSLLWMVTLSTIMLIVLQHNVAHLGIASGLCLSEAASEYLKPRYAKGILYSAMLASISTSLAEILGGAIALQMLFNIPIRAGAILVLLFVVIMLFTNTYRVIEKWIIAFVSIIGLSFIYELSLVEIDWNTALPAWVTPAFPDGSMVVIMSVLGAVVMPHNLFLHSEVIQSRQWNIQDDKIIKKQLRYEYADTILSMLIGWAINSAMILLAAAAFFGTRTPVTELEQANSLLAPLLGNNASVIFAVALLFAGISSTITSGMAAGSIFAGIYKEPYDIKDNHSRIGVLTSLIIAFALIMVVSNPFQGLIYSQMALSVQLPITIFTQVYLTSSSKVMGKYKNSTYTKWLLYVIGGIVTLLNIMLLISFL
- a CDS encoding TlpA disulfide reductase family protein, with the protein product MKKGILFLLFYVVFFESYSQQRIEGNVGDAQINKIYLFEVVNEFREIYRVIDSAEVHKGNFEFVLNEMTPELYFVGDNLKHGGYFFLDGKNVKLTAERVTEEGITWSVKGSPLDKLYREFANELYVATNKHIQDSLDRCFFRARDMGDEAEMARIKKESIPYYTKEKEIEQALVNKYLEKNRNNPFGIYLYYSKIFQFKNFPTLNDVDKERAYIKTFGSKAKKTRYMTWMGEQLMIYENCSIGHEAPEIVGKDTLGNIIRLSDLRGNYVLIDFWHSYCHWCRKEVPALKKALKHFEGKNFKILGVSSDFYEERWKKIIREDGSFWEHMILGRGNPASRLYCVRAVPYIVLIGPDGKILAKELRGQDLIDVPDKFVK
- a CDS encoding PKD-like family lipoprotein; translation: MKNLKYIFILFLSLQFSCIDDKSKFGGDEIDSITIEDIEEYKEIEIGTKLEIKPTVITKFGDKSQLSYVWYKYNKEQAVPDTLSYEKDLDVVIGDVLPGVTTTLVFKVIDQQTGIFAMNKSSFVTVGKYSGGTLMLCRVDGENDLAMLKKDGKTLYENIYSYANDGNRLGKESKRIILTDSYEYNPLGHKSVIVTCDDETGGVYLDPVIFTRQNYMKEKFVLGEEMEGSLVITGYIATAEGDYLVVNGKVYNRVNGDKAKADWNPELVFLAEPRDYYAASSIGYSVGLMFYDNLHNRFMVNKDGVGYFSFITGKDYDFSNYDPNDIGEGIELIVMGNQSSRKDFMWELMKNTKTGEYILLKSKTGFNSSWQTIFVAEDKKVLSKSEFPHLYEASSFIAGTKLFFANSYPWKDYVLGQPNIFFFLSNNKIYAFNIGTLSEAVLIDGDVENYTITGMDCTEIKDPQGIEDTYVQLTVAVKDRGLSDKPGGIAVYRLNNVGGLSAEKIYAKTGFCDEVLYTVEKLN